AAATGAACACGCTCATCAGCAGAGCCCACGGCCATCCGTAGCCCTTGCTCTCCAGAAACACGCCGAACGCAAAGCCCAAAAACAGGTAGCCGGTCATTACCGGTATGGTATGTACAAACGCTTCACGCAGAAGATGCCGCTTTTCTTTCAACCGTACCCCTCCAATATGCCCCAAAAGCGACTGTTGCTCGCTTTATTCCTCAGAAAAATTGAGATTATTATACCACAGAATGCAAAAAGATGACAAGGCAGACAAAGTGAACCTGCACCACAATCTTGCAATACATATGCAATGCAGACAAAAGAATAAAAAAAATTTAAAATTAAATCATCGGCTTAATCACAAAATTCTGCTGGCGCAGGGCTTGCCCCTCGTGCCGGGGCGGGCACTTACTTTCGTGAAAGGACGAAAGTAAGCAAAGGCCTTCCAAAGGACACCTTTGGAATCCGCATTTGGGGAACGGTTCCTGACAGTTCAAACAAAAGCTGACCGTAAGGCGCTCCATTGAAAATGCCCACTCTCCGAGCTTGATCTGAAAATAAGTATTTCTGTCCCGTCTGTCGGCGGGCATTTTCAAAGCGCTCTCGTTGGCTCGGAGTTTTTCGGTGGGGCTTCGCCGCATTTTTTATTTGATTGCAAAGTGCTTTCCGTACCATTTGCAGACGTTAAATCTTCCCTTATGCACTTGCTTCACGCGCAGGCCGTGCCTGTGCGCGAAACAGAACCAGAGCGGGAGCTTCTCTCGGTTTCCAAAGGCAGCGCCTTTGGTCGTTGAGAGGGGGTTCCAAGGGGGAGAGAATCGAAACTCTCCCCCCTGGCGAATCTTTGCCTACTTTCTTTTCGTAAAGAAAGTTGGGGCCCGCCCCGGCCTGAGGGGCAAGCCTGCGCCAGCAGAATTTCTCCTGCGGGAAAGCGCCGAAAAAAACTTGGCCGTCCGCCATCGGACGATTCCAAGAAAGACAGAATCTTTGTAAGGGTGGATACAGAGACAAAAGAGAAGCTGGCAGAATGTACACAAAAGCTCGATATCACCCTCTCAGAAATTGTCCGTAAAGGAATTGATCTGGTACATGACAGCCTAAAAAAATGAAAGGAAGCGGCGCTCTTCTATACAAAAGCATCGCCACTTCCCCATCCAACAGATGCCCGAAAGCACATGCGGCGCAAATATTATATCATGCGCTATCAGCCCTTTCAAGGCATCGTTGGGAACAACAAAGAGAGGATGATTTTTATGACCAGTATTTTAGAAGAATTTGCTTACGGCAACCTGTCGCCGGAGGCACGGCATTGGGGGAGCGATCCCGAATACAGGGAAGCAGTGCAGGTATTGTCCCGGAACGAGGAAACACTCCTCACCACACTAAATGAAGAGGAAAAAAACCTGTTTCAAAAGTATGTAGATGCACAGGGGGAATTTAACAGGCTTACGGCTGTGGGCAACCTAATCTACGGCTACCGGCTTGGCCTTACCATGACAGCGGAAGCCTTTATCGGTATGGACGAACTGATTTTTGGCGAAGCAAGCGATTAAATTAAAAAAACATTCCCAGCAGAGAACATAAAAAACCGGCGGTCAAAGAAACCTCTTTGACCGCCGGCTTTTTATTGAAAAATAAGATTCAGCAAAAGCATCAGCGTGACCCCCGGTATCCCGCCTGCGGCGGAAACGCCCAAGCTGAGCAGACTCACCGGGATACAGACTCCGGTAAAGAATCCGGTCAAATTGACCACGGCCAGCGTACCGACCCCGATAATAATACCACCCGCCGCGCGTTGCATCGGGCGTTTGGAACCCAGCAGCGCCTGCAGCGCCGCCAAAAGCAAAAAAATCCCTACCGCCACCAGAATGGTCGTCATGCTTGGCACCGGACCGCCTCCTTTTTCTTTGCATTCCTGATTCCTGCCGGGCCAGTACCCCGCGCAATCAGTAAACCGGGCGGCGGGTTGCCGCCAGATTACACCCGGTTTGAAAAAGGAGAAGCTGAAATTCCCTGCCGCTTTGCCTCCTGCAACAGATGGCGGTACCGAGCCAGAAGCTCGATGCGCTGATGAACACAGGCGTCGATCAGATCTACGTCGCACTCCATCTGAAACCATCTTTCATTGCAGGCCATTAGCCTTGAAACTTCCCTCAACTCTTGCAAAACTCCAGAATCCTGCTTTACCTCCCCAACAGGCCTTACCGTCTGCTGGATCATCTTGAGTACAGTTTCCATATTAGCTCCGCCTTTCGGTTTATCATATGCTAATATGTTAGACTTTTATACCCAATTTATACCGTTTCTTTGGAATTTATTTCTTGTCCCGCAGGCATAAAATCGATGCGCCCGGTGGGGATGTCCGCAGCCGCCACAAGGATTCTCATCGGATGGCCGATGGTGATTCGGCTGCCGGTACGCTCGTCCACCTGCGTGACGACGCCGTCAAAACGGTAATCGGCATTCGGGAACGCGCCCATCGGCACAAAGCCCTCTACGCTGCTCTGAAGCTGCACAAAAATACCGCGCTGCGTTACACCGCTGACAACACCGTCGAACTCTTCGCCGATATGGGCTTTCATGAATTCCGCCTTGTAGCAGTCCTCGGCGCTTCGCTCGGCCGTCATGGCGCGCACCTCGCACTTGGAGGATTCCGACGCGGCCGACGCGGCAAACGACGCAAAGCGCAGCGACAGTTCAATCTGCCCCAAACTCTTGGACTGCGACAGAATGCGGTGGATTGCCAGATCGGGATACCGCCGGATCGGCGAGGTAAAATGGCAGTAATCCGCGAGGGACAAGCCAAAATGGCCAACCGGCTCGGTGGAATACTTCGCCTTTTCCATCGTGCGCAGCACCTGATGCGAAATCACCTGCTCGGCGGGCGTCCCCTTTACCTGCTCTAGCAGCTCCGAGAAATCAGCCGGAGACGGCTTTTCGGAAAGGAGGCGCTTGGTGGAAAAGCCCAACGCAGCCGCAAGGCTGACAAGCGCTTTGATGCGCACAGGGTCTGGATTTTCGTGGATGCGGTACACAAAGGGGAGCTGCTCCTCTTTCGCGAGCTTGGCCGCCGCCTGATTGGCGGTGATCATCAGCTGCTCAATCATTTCTTCGGCTTCCCCCTGCACGCGGGGGCTCACATTGATACAAACGCCATTTTCATTCAGCGTAAACATGGATTCTCCGCTTTCAAAATCCATGCCTCCTTTTTCGCGGAAGCGCTGCCTGAGAATCTGCGCCAGCTCGCGGCCGGCTTTCAGGGATTCAAGCACCGGAGCGTATTTCTCCAGTAAAGCCTCGTCTGCGTCGCCGCTGAAGATGCGGTTCACCTCGGAATACACGCCGCGCACCTTGGAATGAATCACGCTTTTGTGAAAACGGTAGCTCAAAATCTCACCCTTGTCATCCAGACGAATGAGGGCGGAAAAAGTGAGCTTGTCCTCTCCGGCGTTCAATGAACAGGCACCGTTTGAAAGCTCCTTCGGCAGCATGGGGATGACCCGGTCTGCAAAATAAACAGATGT
Above is a window of Faecalispora anaeroviscerum DNA encoding:
- a CDS encoding ribbon-helix-helix domain-containing protein; the protein is MFVRVDTETKEKLAECTQKLDITLSEIVRKGIDLVHDSLKK
- a CDS encoding DUF6809 family protein is translated as MTSILEEFAYGNLSPEARHWGSDPEYREAVQVLSRNEETLLTTLNEEEKNLFQKYVDAQGEFNRLTAVGNLIYGYRLGLTMTAEAFIGMDELIFGEASD
- a CDS encoding pro-sigmaK processing inhibitor BofA family protein — translated: MTTILVAVGIFLLLAALQALLGSKRPMQRAAGGIIIGVGTLAVVNLTGFFTGVCIPVSLLSLGVSAAGGIPGVTLMLLLNLIFQ
- the rnr gene encoding ribonuclease R — its product is MITIIKKEKTPAEAILKALSKLRHAISSRELLRKSGIKDKSVFYDTLHQMQVRGDVYVNKRHQVFGKAEQTGLTGTVYSLSEGFAFVRPEGGGDDLYVSSDRLKGAIVGDTVLLKNISETPRGKKAEVASITKRQQWITTGTVRKSFSGFEVVPDLAIRYNLPIPKGDLMGARPGDKVQAELVRVPRREKLSARVVKIYGTAESAKICSDAIIDQNGIPTVFPDVVLAEAARAAERPITKEELESRLDLREEMICTIDGADAKDLDDAVNIRRTERGFDLGVHIADVSHYVREDSAIDEEAQLRGTSVYFADRVIPMLPKELSNGACSLNAGEDKLTFSALIRLDDKGEILSYRFHKSVIHSKVRGVYSEVNRIFSGDADEALLEKYAPVLESLKAGRELAQILRQRFREKGGMDFESGESMFTLNENGVCINVSPRVQGEAEEMIEQLMITANQAAAKLAKEEQLPFVYRIHENPDPVRIKALVSLAAALGFSTKRLLSEKPSPADFSELLEQVKGTPAEQVISHQVLRTMEKAKYSTEPVGHFGLSLADYCHFTSPIRRYPDLAIHRILSQSKSLGQIELSLRFASFAASAASESSKCEVRAMTAERSAEDCYKAEFMKAHIGEEFDGVVSGVTQRGIFVQLQSSVEGFVPMGAFPNADYRFDGVVTQVDERTGSRITIGHPMRILVAAADIPTGRIDFMPAGQEINSKETV